AAAAAATCTCACAAATACTTTTTAATAAATAAAAAGGGGTGTAAAAATGAAAATTGCAGTTCCATCTAAAGAAAAGACATTGGAATCCGAATTAGATGAAAGATTCGCGAGAGCAGCTTACTTTTTAGTTTACGATACAGAAAATGAAAGTTATGAGTTTTTTTCTCCTGACAATAGCCAGGAACACGGGGCAGGAACAAAAATTGTGAATGAACTTTCAGAACGGGGAATAGATGCAGTAATTTCAAAAAATGTTGGAGAAAATGCTTTGACAGCTTTAAAAGCG
This DNA window, taken from Petrotoga miotherma DSM 10691, encodes the following:
- a CDS encoding NifB/NifX family molybdenum-iron cluster-binding protein; the protein is MKIAVPSKEKTLESELDERFARAAYFLVYDTENESYEFFSPDNSQEHGAGTKIVNELSERGIDAVISKNVGENALTALKAASIKAYIASDGNVKENIELLKSEKLQEF